A genomic window from Gemmatimonadaceae bacterium includes:
- a CDS encoding zinc-dependent metalloprotease, whose translation MRSTFTLAALALLAAPGLSAQQRPYRDVVPATAQSEAGLFGVHRVGATLLFELPDSLLGRDMIVMSRFAQVQDGFSQVGANMAPNMVVRWERRDDRIYLRAASHQTTAEPGTARHIAVEDQNFAPVLQSFPIAARGTNSSVINVTDLYLGDHPAFTLQRQPRTQLGVQRLERDRGWLEFARSFPTNVEVRVVQSYAANQAPSNPRGGALSFEVNHSMILLPAVPMRPRLWDERVGFISIQRTDYSRDFQGVRADRYAVRYRLEPRDTAAFLRGELVEPIKPWVWYIDPATPEEWVPYIEAGILEWNAAFEDAGFKNAIQVRRAPSPTEDPSFSLLDARYSVLRYVPTTVRSANSGGDVVDPRSGEVLRAHTNMFEAVAERMRWQLLSQVATAAADQRYRSSRLPEDLMGEAIRYVTSHETAHSVGLPHNQRANFVFPIDSIRNPDFVRRMGHSGSSVGRTRFNYAAQPGDGVPPERRVGIWDRWAVYWGYRPIIEAKSADEETPVLHRWITERADKPWFRFASAQFGMDVEWDPYRMTEGISDDPVEAASLGMKNLKVMVDSLMPWLLRPGDDYYEIETHYLQALTQWNRYAEHAAAAVGGSWTHHKRYGEAGVVYTPIDAAYQRKAMRFIDEQVLATPTWALNVDVLRRLEHAGAVERIRAYQELAVQRLLNPARIGRMIEHEAFLGNATYTPAQMLDDARAAVWRDATGGRAVDTYRRNLQRAYLAQATQLLKTADNEGWSPPRSGDLRVGSNNDPPLNGELKIAQSDIRPLIREQLTLLRTELRSALSRGVRDRNTRIHLEDALLRIDAALAP comes from the coding sequence ATGCGCTCCACGTTCACGCTGGCCGCGCTCGCGCTACTCGCGGCCCCCGGTCTCTCCGCCCAGCAGCGCCCCTACCGCGACGTCGTCCCGGCGACGGCCCAGTCCGAGGCCGGCCTCTTCGGCGTCCACCGTGTCGGCGCCACGCTGCTCTTCGAGCTCCCCGACTCCCTGCTCGGCCGCGATATGATCGTGATGTCGCGATTCGCGCAGGTGCAGGATGGCTTCTCGCAGGTCGGCGCGAATATGGCGCCGAATATGGTGGTGCGCTGGGAGCGCCGTGACGATCGCATCTACCTCCGCGCCGCCTCGCACCAGACCACCGCCGAGCCGGGCACGGCGCGCCACATCGCCGTCGAGGACCAGAACTTCGCGCCGGTGCTGCAGTCCTTCCCCATCGCCGCGCGCGGCACGAATTCGTCGGTCATCAACGTCACCGACCTCTACCTCGGCGACCACCCGGCCTTCACGCTGCAGCGACAGCCCCGCACGCAGCTCGGCGTCCAGCGCCTCGAGCGCGACCGCGGCTGGCTGGAGTTCGCGCGCAGCTTCCCGACCAACGTCGAAGTCCGCGTCGTGCAGAGCTACGCCGCCAACCAGGCGCCGAGCAATCCGCGCGGCGGCGCGCTGTCGTTCGAGGTCAACCACTCGATGATCCTGCTGCCCGCCGTGCCAATGCGGCCGCGGCTCTGGGACGAACGCGTGGGCTTCATCTCCATCCAGCGCACCGACTACTCGCGCGACTTCCAAGGCGTGCGCGCCGATCGCTATGCCGTGCGCTACCGCCTCGAGCCGAGGGACACTGCAGCATTCCTGCGCGGTGAACTGGTGGAACCGATCAAGCCCTGGGTCTGGTACATCGATCCCGCGACGCCGGAAGAGTGGGTCCCGTACATCGAAGCCGGCATCCTGGAATGGAATGCCGCCTTCGAGGATGCGGGCTTCAAGAATGCGATCCAGGTCCGTCGCGCGCCGTCGCCTACGGAGGATCCAAGCTTCTCGCTGCTCGACGCGCGCTACTCGGTGCTGCGCTACGTGCCGACCACGGTGCGCTCCGCCAACTCTGGCGGCGATGTCGTGGACCCACGCTCAGGTGAGGTGCTGCGCGCCCACACGAATATGTTCGAGGCCGTCGCCGAGCGAATGCGCTGGCAGCTGCTCTCGCAGGTCGCGACTGCCGCGGCGGATCAGCGCTACCGCAGCTCGCGCTTGCCTGAAGACCTGATGGGCGAGGCGATCCGCTATGTCACCTCGCACGAGACGGCGCACTCGGTGGGCCTGCCGCACAATCAACGGGCCAACTTCGTCTTCCCCATCGATTCCATCCGCAATCCGGACTTCGTGCGGCGGATGGGCCACTCCGGCTCCTCGGTGGGCCGCACACGCTTCAACTACGCCGCGCAGCCGGGCGATGGTGTGCCGCCGGAACGCCGCGTCGGCATCTGGGACCGCTGGGCTGTCTACTGGGGGTATCGTCCCATCATCGAGGCCAAGAGCGCCGACGAGGAGACGCCGGTCCTGCACCGCTGGATCACCGAGCGCGCCGACAAGCCTTGGTTCCGCTTTGCCTCGGCGCAGTTCGGGATGGACGTCGAGTGGGATCCCTACCGGATGACCGAGGGCATCTCCGACGACCCCGTCGAAGCTGCGTCGTTGGGGATGAAGAACCTCAAGGTGATGGTCGACAGCCTGATGCCCTGGCTGCTGCGGCCCGGCGATGACTATTACGAGATCGAGACGCACTACCTGCAGGCGCTCACGCAGTGGAATCGCTACGCCGAACACGCCGCAGCGGCGGTGGGCGGCTCGTGGACGCACCACAAGCGTTACGGCGAGGCCGGCGTCGTCTACACGCCGATCGACGCCGCGTACCAGCGCAAGGCGATGCGCTTCATCGACGAGCAGGTCCTGGCCACGCCGACCTGGGCGCTGAACGTCGACGTGCTCCGCAGGCTGGAGCACGCCGGTGCCGTCGAGCGCATACGCGCGTACCAGGAACTCGCCGTGCAGCGCTTGCTCAACCCGGCCCGCATCGGGCGGATGATCGAGCACGAGGCCTTCCTCGGCAACGCGACGTACACGCCCGCGCAGATGCTCGACGACGCGCGGGCGGCCGTCTGGCGCGACGCCACGGGCGGCCGCGCGGTGGATACCTACCGCCGCAACCTGCAGCGCGCGTACCTCGCGCAGGCCACGCAGCTGCTCAAGACGGCCGACAACGAGGGCTGGAGCCCGCCGCGCTCCGGCGACCTGCGCGTCGGCAGCAACAACGATCCGCCGCTCAACGGCGAGCTCAAGATCGCCCAGTCGGACATCCGTCCGCTCATCCGCGAACAGCTCACTCTGCTTCGCACTGAGCTCCGCAGCGCACTCAGCCGCGGCGTACGCGACCGCAACACGCGCATTCATCTCGAAGACGCCCTGCTCCGCATCGATGCGGCGTTGGCCCCCTGA
- a CDS encoding dCTP deaminase, whose protein sequence is MSIKNDRWIIEQAKNGMIEPFESSQMRAGVVSYGVSAYGYDMRVAPEYRIFTNVLNSIVDPKHFDPKSFVEYEGDVCIVPPNSFALARSVEYFRIPRNVMTITVGKSTYARCGIITNVTPFEPEWEGYVTLEISNTTPLPAKIYSNEGIAQVLFFEGDEPPLVSYKDKKGKYQGQVGVTLPKI, encoded by the coding sequence GTGTCCATCAAGAACGACCGCTGGATCATCGAGCAGGCCAAGAACGGGATGATCGAGCCCTTCGAGAGCTCACAGATGCGCGCCGGCGTCGTCTCGTACGGCGTCTCGGCCTACGGCTACGATATGCGCGTGGCCCCCGAGTACCGCATCTTCACCAACGTGCTCAACAGCATCGTGGACCCCAAGCACTTCGACCCGAAGAGCTTCGTGGAGTACGAGGGCGACGTCTGCATCGTGCCACCGAACTCCTTCGCCCTGGCACGCTCCGTGGAGTACTTCCGGATTCCGCGCAACGTGATGACCATCACGGTTGGCAAGAGCACCTACGCGCGCTGCGGCATCATCACCAACGTCACGCCCTTCGAGCCGGAATGGGAAGGCTACGTGACGCTGGAGATTTCCAACACGACGCCGTTGCCCGCCAAGATCTATTCCAACGAAGGCATCGCCCAGGTGCTGTTCTTCGAGGGCGACGAACCGCCGCTCGTGAGCTACAAGGACAAGAAGGGCAAGTACCAGGGGCAGGTCGGCGTCACCTTGCCCAAGATCTAG
- a CDS encoding S9 family peptidase, giving the protein MRNRTLASSALCVGLLALATSVLGAQAATPAADRGPSGNPQLALPYGAASAAPVSRWTPPASAGRQLTLEDLLGWKGIRAPQISNDGRWLAYELAPNEGDAEVVIRGSAANGQEWRFPVGSAPSGGPASGANVTISGNNRWVAFYVRPSAEASRSRGRPGAAAGGGAAAGANASPTLAIVNLADGSKREFENVRAFRFAGDTSSWLAIHHAAPSGGGAAGGGSANTSPSGTVLQLVNLAAPATSPSTPIANVTEFAFDDAAQWMAYAIGTPDQLGNSLQLRRLGTGETRALAAEKATYRRITWGDSSAALAVLKVESDSAQNVDEVVTVLAWPRATGNDAPHVIDAKATGLPAGYVPSGDYAMAFARNGSAIFVGLRSPRPPRPRATAGGGGSSPAPGAGSGGRQAAAPQTDADVPSLVLWHWKDDRTQSAQQVQENSDRNFVHVAAYQFTRRALVPLTDDSLRNLQRGPRDTWGIASDNRAYEREAGIRGYQFHDLYAVNLQSGERRLIQAKVPGSGGGGFFGGASNAFSPDNSKYAYYDTGDWKVYDFTSGQTRVVTAGIDNPFWNEDDDRNQVKPALGGALLGWTRDNASILVRDNWDIWKLSATGAAARNLTGNGRREHIRYLGRLNWDNRDRRGIDPSQPMFVETYGEYSKREGLVQVDVARGGVRVLTDEDAKVDYRRARDANVWFFTRQSVVAYPDLWAADAGITNVRRLTTANPQQAEVAWTPGARLIEYKCDNSDARRQAVLVLPAGYEQGKTYPMLTYIYERLSQNYNVYAQPNATRYANPSVYTSRGYAYLMPDITYHLDDPGRSALWCVVPAVKAAIATGLIDTARVGLQGHSWGGYQTAFITTQTDIFKTGVAGAPLTDMVSMFGSVYWNTGSTDGSIFIASQGRFTGSPNEVPEAYRRNSPQVFAHQLQSPLMLLHNDRDGAVDFNQGITYYNHLRHLGKEVVLLEYVGENHGLARAANQKDYALRMTEWFDTFLRDQPAPEWLTEGVPRLQMEAHLKARRAMTDAKAEVPRVVP; this is encoded by the coding sequence ATGCGAAATCGTACTCTTGCTTCGTCTGCGCTGTGCGTCGGCCTGCTGGCGCTCGCCACGTCCGTACTCGGCGCCCAAGCCGCCACGCCCGCCGCTGACCGCGGGCCGTCTGGCAACCCGCAGTTGGCCCTGCCCTACGGCGCTGCCAGCGCCGCGCCCGTTTCCCGCTGGACGCCGCCCGCCTCGGCTGGCCGCCAGCTCACGCTGGAGGACCTGCTCGGCTGGAAGGGCATCCGCGCGCCGCAGATCTCCAACGATGGGCGCTGGCTGGCCTACGAGCTCGCGCCGAACGAGGGCGACGCGGAGGTGGTCATCCGCGGTAGCGCGGCCAACGGGCAGGAGTGGCGGTTTCCGGTTGGCTCCGCCCCGTCCGGCGGTCCCGCGTCCGGCGCCAACGTGACGATCAGCGGCAACAACCGCTGGGTCGCGTTCTATGTGCGGCCGAGCGCCGAGGCGTCGCGCTCGCGCGGCCGGCCTGGCGCGGCGGCGGGCGGAGGCGCTGCAGCCGGCGCCAACGCCTCTCCCACGCTCGCGATCGTGAACCTGGCAGACGGGAGCAAGCGCGAGTTCGAGAACGTCCGCGCCTTCCGCTTTGCCGGCGACACCTCAAGCTGGCTGGCCATCCACCACGCCGCCCCGAGCGGCGGCGGCGCGGCTGGCGGCGGTAGCGCCAACACGTCGCCCAGTGGCACGGTGCTTCAACTCGTGAACCTCGCCGCGCCGGCGACGTCGCCGTCCACGCCGATCGCCAACGTAACCGAGTTCGCCTTCGACGACGCTGCGCAGTGGATGGCCTACGCCATCGGCACGCCGGACCAGCTCGGCAACTCGCTGCAACTCCGCCGGCTCGGCACGGGCGAGACCCGCGCGTTGGCCGCGGAGAAGGCCACCTACCGCCGCATCACCTGGGGCGATTCGTCGGCCGCACTGGCTGTGCTGAAGGTGGAATCCGACAGCGCCCAGAACGTGGATGAGGTCGTGACCGTGCTTGCCTGGCCTCGCGCCACCGGGAACGACGCCCCGCACGTGATCGACGCCAAGGCGACCGGGCTTCCGGCCGGTTACGTCCCCAGCGGCGACTACGCGATGGCCTTTGCGCGCAACGGCTCGGCGATCTTCGTCGGACTGCGTTCACCGCGTCCTCCGCGCCCGCGCGCCACGGCCGGTGGCGGCGGCAGCAGTCCGGCGCCGGGTGCTGGCAGCGGTGGACGCCAAGCCGCCGCGCCGCAGACCGACGCCGACGTGCCTTCGCTAGTGCTCTGGCACTGGAAGGACGACCGCACCCAGTCCGCCCAGCAGGTGCAGGAGAACAGCGACCGCAACTTCGTGCACGTCGCCGCCTATCAGTTCACGCGACGCGCACTCGTTCCCCTCACCGACGACTCGCTGCGGAACTTGCAGCGCGGGCCGCGCGACACCTGGGGCATCGCCAGCGACAATCGCGCCTACGAGCGCGAAGCCGGCATCCGTGGTTACCAGTTCCACGATCTCTATGCCGTCAACCTGCAGTCCGGCGAGCGCCGCCTCATCCAGGCGAAGGTCCCCGGCAGCGGGGGCGGTGGCTTCTTCGGTGGCGCGAGCAACGCCTTCTCGCCCGACAACTCCAAGTACGCCTACTACGACACGGGTGACTGGAAGGTCTACGACTTCACCAGCGGCCAGACCCGCGTCGTCACCGCCGGCATCGACAATCCGTTCTGGAACGAGGACGACGACCGCAACCAGGTGAAGCCGGCCTTGGGCGGCGCGCTGCTCGGCTGGACGCGGGACAACGCCAGCATCCTCGTGCGCGACAACTGGGACATCTGGAAGCTCTCAGCCACCGGCGCCGCGGCCCGCAACCTCACCGGCAACGGGCGTCGCGAGCATATCCGCTACCTCGGCCGGCTCAACTGGGACAACCGCGATCGCCGCGGCATCGACCCCTCGCAGCCGATGTTCGTCGAAACCTACGGCGAGTACAGCAAGCGCGAGGGGCTCGTGCAGGTCGACGTGGCCCGCGGCGGCGTGCGCGTGCTCACCGACGAGGACGCCAAGGTGGACTATCGGCGCGCTCGCGATGCAAACGTGTGGTTCTTCACGCGCCAGAGCGTCGTCGCCTACCCCGACCTCTGGGCCGCCGACGCCGGCATCACCAACGTCCGCCGGCTCACCACCGCCAATCCGCAGCAGGCCGAGGTCGCGTGGACGCCCGGGGCGCGGCTCATTGAGTACAAGTGCGACAACAGCGACGCGCGGCGTCAGGCCGTGCTCGTGCTGCCCGCCGGCTACGAGCAGGGCAAGACCTACCCGATGCTCACGTACATCTACGAGCGGCTCTCGCAGAACTACAACGTCTACGCGCAGCCCAACGCCACGCGCTACGCCAATCCCAGCGTCTACACCTCGCGCGGCTACGCGTACCTGATGCCCGACATCACCTATCATCTGGACGATCCCGGCCGCAGCGCGCTGTGGTGCGTCGTGCCCGCCGTGAAGGCTGCCATCGCCACCGGCCTCATCGACACCGCCCGCGTCGGCCTCCAGGGCCACAGCTGGGGCGGCTACCAGACCGCGTTCATCACCACGCAGACCGACATCTTCAAGACCGGCGTCGCCGGCGCGCCGCTCACCGATATGGTCTCGATGTTCGGCTCCGTGTACTGGAACACCGGCAGCACCGACGGCAGCATCTTCATCGCCAGCCAGGGCCGCTTCACCGGCAGCCCCAACGAAGTGCCCGAGGCGTACCGCCGCAACTCACCTCAGGTCTTCGCACATCAGCTACAGAGCCCCCTGATGCTCCTCCACAACGACCGCGACGGCGCGGTGGATTTCAACCAGGGCATCACGTACTACAACCACCTCCGCCACCTCGGGAAGGAGGTCGTGCTGCTCGAGTATGTCGGGGAGAACCACGGGCTCGCGCGTGCGGCCAACCAGAAGGACTATGCGCTGCGGATGACCGAGTGGTTCGATACCTTCTTGCGGGACCAGCCGGCGCCGGAGTGGTTGACGGAGGGGGTGCCGCGGTTGCAGATGGAGGCGCACCTGAAGGCGCGACGGGCGATGACGGATGCGAAGGCGGAGGTGCCTCGGGTGGTGCCGTAG